The genomic DNA ACCTAAACTAAGTTTTATTTTCGGCTTAGTTAGTGGTTTAGCTGTTGTAGGTCTGCTGGGTTTATTATTAACCACCACCTATTTATTGACTAATAAAAACAAAACCGAAAAAATTACCAACTCTCCCAACCAACCAACTGCTAATAATACCGATACCGTTGGTTTAAACCCGCCCCTACAACCAGTTAATATCACTGCTAAAGATACCGACTATATTCGAGGAAATAAAAATGCGGCTATTACATTAATAGAATATTCAGATTTAGAATGCCCTTTTTGCCAACGGTTTCACCCTTCTATGCTCCAATTGTTACAAGAATACCCCGAACAAGTCCGTTGGATTTATCGACACTTTCCTTTATCTTTCCACGCCAATGCCCAAAAAGAAGCTGAGGCAGTTGAATGCGCGGGCAAACTTGGTGGCAATGACAAATTTTGGCTTTACCTTGATACCATATTCAACAGAACAACCTCCAACGGTACTGGTTTTGCTTTAGATAAACTCACCCCCTTAGCCGTAGAAATAGGCTTACCTAAAGACAAGTTTGAAACTTGTTTGGAAAGCGGAGAATTTGCTGGTAAAGTCCAAAACGATTTGCAAGAAGGCTCTAGTTTTGGCGTTTCTGGTACACCCACTACTTTTGTTAATGGACAACCAGTGGAAGGGGCTGTTCCTTATGCTCAATTAAAACAAATAGTAGATTCTTTACTAGAACAATAAATGACTAAATATAATTCAACTAAACAACTTAATCAAAAAATAAAAAATAGAAAAAAATTCGTCAAAAAAATTTCATTTCTTATTTTGTTTTTGTTGATAACCGGATTTATAACCTGGTTAATTCTACGATCATCGTACAATAAACCAAAAATTGATAATGGTTTAATATCTAAAAATGGACTTCATTGGCACGCTCAGTTAAGCATTAAAATAAACGGCCAGTTAGAAAAAATTCCGGCAGATGTGGGTTTAAAAACAATACATTTACCTATTCATACTCACGAAACCGACGGCACCATTCATCTGGAATTTTCCGGCTTAACAACTAAACAAGACACTCAATTGGGACAATTCTTTAACAATTGGGGAAAAGTTTTTAATAGCAACTGTATTTTTGATTATTGTACTGACAACAACAAAAAACTCAGTCTATATGTTAACGGGCAACCTAATTGGGAATTTGACAAATATGAAATGAAAGACAATGATACACTAGAGATAGTGTTTGAATAATTAATTCTTTATCTACTAATAAAATTTTATGTGGAATTCCTATTGTGGTAATATTTTTGGCTGGGGGATGGCTGGTCCGGTTATTATGATAGTTTTTTGGCTGGCAGCTATTTTACTGTTTATTTGGCTGGTTAAACACTTTACCAAAAGTAACCACCAAGACAACAGTTCTACTAAAGCTGCGGCTATCTTAAAAGAGCGTTATGCCAAGGGCGAAATAAGCCAGCAAGAATTTGAAGAAAAATTAAAAAACTTACAATCCTAAATTAATAAATAATCAAACTTATGAAATTATCAATTAAAAAATCTACAAAAAATAAAATTAAATCAAATACTAACAAAGTTAAAGATGAAATTACCGAAGAGCTTCGCAAACTTGGCGATAAAATTATGATTATGACCAAAGAGGCCAAAGTTAAGTATGATCAGTCCGACGAGCAGACTAAGAAAAAAATTCTAACCGGCGTAATCGGCGCGGCTACTATTCTTTCCGGTATTATTGGTTATAAAGTAATTAAGGGCAAAAAAAGTAAATAATTATAAGCTTTACTTATTAAATAGATTTGCTATATTCACTAATACTATGTTGGCCAAGTGTTTAAATAACGACAATAACGATAATAACCAGCCCTAAGGACTTGGCCTGTTAGCTTGTATTCAAAAAAAACGCCAGTCCTTACCCAGGGCTGGTGGTTTTTTATAACTTAATAATATTATTCTGGGGTAGTTCAAAGGTAGAACGCTGCGCTGTTAACGCAGATGTTGAAGGTTCGAGTCCTTCCCCCAGAGCCACGCTCAGCGTGGCTATACCCGCGCTTAGCGCGGGAGCCATATAGATACGTTGAGCAAAAAAAATCACCCGGTGTACGCTAGGTGATTTTTTTATGCTAAAATTAATTTATGTATTACACTTATGTTCTCCATTCTATCAAAGATGGACAACTATATACAGGCTATACTCCCAATCTAAAAAGTCGGATTAAATCCCACCAAGATGGCTATGTCACAGCAACAAAAAGTCGGCGTCCTCTAATATTAATATATTATGAATCATT from Patescibacteria group bacterium includes the following:
- a CDS encoding DsbA family protein, whose protein sequence is MHLLKTTEQTKNNLFENMPPKLSFIFGLVSGLAVVGLLGLLLTTTYLLTNKNKTEKITNSPNQPTANNTDTVGLNPPLQPVNITAKDTDYIRGNKNAAITLIEYSDLECPFCQRFHPSMLQLLQEYPEQVRWIYRHFPLSFHANAQKEAEAVECAGKLGGNDKFWLYLDTIFNRTTSNGTGFALDKLTPLAVEIGLPKDKFETCLESGEFAGKVQNDLQEGSSFGVSGTPTTFVNGQPVEGAVPYAQLKQIVDSLLEQ
- a CDS encoding SHOCT domain-containing protein; the encoded protein is MWNSYCGNIFGWGMAGPVIMIVFWLAAILLFIWLVKHFTKSNHQDNSSTKAAAILKERYAKGEISQQEFEEKLKNLQS
- a CDS encoding GIY-YIG nuclease family protein, translating into MYYTYVLHSIKDGQLYTGYTPNLKSRIKSHQDGYVTATKSRRPLILIYYESFIVESDAKRRELFLKGGNGKKELEKILKDYFKNNLWHK